The Lolium rigidum isolate FL_2022 chromosome 1, APGP_CSIRO_Lrig_0.1, whole genome shotgun sequence region cttcttccacatggctacgtgcccgtcagctccttcggaaccgattgtccgccgggaccctttccaaagatgactttcaaatccttgaccatatcaaatacctcagcactcgagtgtgttccgcagtgcttcggccggtgatctgccttgctgttgtaatgcttgcctttctttcttatcggatgacctttcggaagaaatcgacgatgcccaaggtacacgttcttcttacaatttggcaaatgtacactttcagtctcatgtaagcaagtgcgtgcatgcattgtatcccttatttgacagtcccgaaaggttactaagagcaggccaatcgttgatggttacgaaaagcaacgctcgtaggtcaaattcctcttctttgtgctcatcccacacacggacaccaggtctgccccacagctgtaaaagctcatcaactaatggccttaggtacacatcgatgtcgttgccgggttgcttcggaccttggatgagcaccggcatcataatgaacttccgcttcatgcacaaccaaggaggaaggttgtagatgcatagagtcacgggccaggtgctatggctggagctctgctcgccaaaaggattcatgccatccgtacttagaccaaatcttatgttccttgcgtcggctgcaaaatctttgaactctccgtcgatctttctccattgtgttccatctgcggggtgtctcaactccccgtccgacttacggtcctctttgtgccatcgcaacaacttggcatgctctttgttcccgaacggacgtttcaaccgtggtattataggagcataccacatcaccttggcgggaaccctcttccctgggtttctggccctcaacatcgtcaccagggtcatcgcctcgatcttataacgcaatgcgagtgcataccgggcattcattcaaattctcgtattcaccgcggtagaggatgcgatcgttgatgcatgcatgtatcttcagaacctctaaacctagagggcggacaaccttctttgcttcgtacgtactcggcgggcaactcgttattctttggaaacatattcttcaacattttcagcaagttttcaaatgccgagtcagctacacctgcccgtgccttccatttcagcaaatccagtgtgcagcccagctttttcagaccatcatcgcatccggggtacagcgccttcctgtgatcctctaacatgcgatccaaattctccctctccttttcagtttcgcagcgtctccgtgcatcagcaatggtccgaccaagatcatcaacgggatcctcttcttcaccttccccttcaccttccccttcaccttcagcatcctccatgaaagtatcaccgaaatgagaaagatagctttcatcgatgaaatcatccccttcttcatcttcttccattataacccctctttctccatgcttggtccaacaattatagcttggcatgaaaccgtgccgaagcaggtgcatgtgaacatctcttgaggaagagtaacccttctgattcttacacttaacacatggacagataacaaaaccccctgcttgttcgcattagccactacgaggaaatctttcaaacccgtactcgaactcgccggagagtcggttaccgtacatccattgccgattcatctgcattattataatataaaatatataattaaccatcatgcatttgttaaactaactagctacaaacaatataaattaaacaatgaactacacacacatgcatattgtatcaatgacgacacatcaaaggttcaagttgctaaccgcgatcgaggaggaaaaaataaatgagaaagctcaagtgtggctccaacacttcatatcatgtttgtttcatgctcttggggcatttcatcaaacaccttatgtgcataagaggaaccaaaagcaaacctaacactcacttgtgaagtttgtgaagagaatggctccaaatggctaagtgttggctccaaatggctggatgggtatatataggggaggggctttagtcccggttggcctggccaaccgcgactaaaggccttcgggcacctttagtcgcggtcggcctggccaaccgcgactaaagccccccacgtgcaccagctggccaccgtgcgccctgggcccaggcctttggtcgcggttcgccacacgaaccgcgactaaagaccccatgtcgcggttcctttaccttcgcgacttatggggctttccggaagcctgtttttctaccagtggaagTTATATTTTCTTGGATATTTGTATGCGAACATAAAATGTCCATATGTAAACACACAATTTATTTCAATTTTgtggacattttaaaatatgttttaaaCAATAGGTGCATATACACCTAGAACTTATGATAGATTTCCGTGCCAAATCGTCTTACGTCAAAAAAAAAGTTCTATCTGTAGGGAGCCTGTAATATCTTCCGTTATTGTGGTTGGGATAACTAAGAAAAAAAATAGTACACTAAATGAAACAATGGTGGTCTTCCAAAATACGCTATGCACGTTATAGcgtgctaatagcacgctattttataAAATAGCacagcaaatattttttttttacaaatataGCATGTATATATACTAAGAGTTGCAGCAACAAAAAAGTTCGTCAAGATCACAAtgatcaccaaatcaaatttacaAAGTCCACACGTTCTAACAAGTAACATCAACAATTCAACAACACTAATCCAGAACTAGATGGAGAGTAAAAATTTAAGAAAGACAAGCAGGCAACTAAGTAGCCAACGGGCATAGTTAAGATAAACAACTAACGAGCTAACAACATGGAAGAACTAGTAATCAATCAAAATCAGGTGAACTAGATGGAGAATGCATGGGGTCagatcaccaaatcaaatttacaAAGTCCACACGTTCTAACAAGTAACATCAACAATTCAACAACACTAATCCAGAACTAGATGGAGAGTAAAAATTTAAGAAAGACAAGCAGGCAACTAAGTAGCCAACGGGCATAGTTCAGATAAACAACTAACGAGCTAACAACATGGAAGAACTAGTAATCAATCAAAATCAGGCGAACTAGATGGAGAATGCATAGGGTCATCTCCAATTCACAAGAAGAATCCGCAGATTGCAGCTCATTGTCATGAAAAACTACAAGTTACTTCTTCTTCTAAGACTGACAAACTTTCGTTTCGTTGTAGCAGTAGCTCTTGCTCGTTGTGATGTTGATTCTTCTTATTAACATGTACACGCCATGCGAGGATGCGTGGGAAGTGTGCATGTGGTTCCGTGGTTGCCGACGGATTGAATGGCTAGGGGTGCAAATGTGGATTTGGGAGGCACGTGGGCCAAAAGGATCAAAATGGCTAGTCAATTTCTCTATTTCCATGTGAAAAAGTAGTGCCGCTACAACTCTACAAAAAGAATAGAGCTCATAGCTCCGCTAATAGCGGGATTAGCGTCCTAGCGAGCCAAATATGTACTGCATGGCGTTCACACTCCAAATACACTATAATGCCACAATAACGCTGAAATCGTCCGCAATTTTTTTTGTTGGGATAACTCATCATTTGCTTACCCACTAGGATTAGATGGCTGTGGTTATTGATAGCATTGGAAAGTTGCTGATTAAAATGCATACTCTAATCGTGAATGACTCATTCTCCTTTCCTAAAACATTACAAATTTGTGCAGGCTATAACAAATAGAGGTGACCCCTTCCCCCTCTCAACCACTTAAGTTGAAGGAATAAATCAGCCCACGAAGGGGTATCGGGAGATCCTAGCCATCCACATGGGGCCAAAGTTTGAAAAGGGGCGACACCAAAGCAAAAGCCATAACAAATATATATTTTGTGGTTGAGGTAGTACCATTTAGCATATCTTTCTTTGACGGAGAGCTCGCTCTTTTTTGACATTCGACGAATGCACCACATAAGTTCACGAGGATTCTATGCTAAATACTACCACTAGTCCGGTGCGCCTCTCACTCGGATTGGCTGCCTCATGGCGACTTTGGCGATATGCCGGCGATTAGCATGATGCCGATCTCTCCCCTCTCCCTCAATCCTCCATTTCATTTACTCCATGTTCTAGATCCGTTTGCTTTGaatcttcttctccttgtcctTCCATCTCCACGGTCTACTCCTCTCCCCATGTTTAATTACCTTTCCCCCTTTGCGATTCCGAAATCCTTTCCGCTTTCTCAATCCTAATCTTCTAGTCCttgtttggcttcatcatcttatcCCTATCAAAATCCTTCACCTTCAACTAAGCCTCCATGTAGACCGCCTCGAATCCTTGATCTCCACCCACAAGACCGGAGGGATATTTCTGGTTTGACTGATCGTCGGCTTTGACCCGTGGCTCAATAAACGTGCTATTTGGGGGCCTGTTTTGATTCAAGAAAGTGTCCCAACCAACAAGGCTTCCTTCCGGTTGAACTTCTGGAGGAGGTTACCGTCCCGCATTGGTTGGTTTAAGGCATCAGTGGCAAGGGCTAATCGAAGAGGAGTTTGAGGGAGATGTAGATGCGGAAGTGAGTGCACAGACTGGTGGTGTGTCGGAGGCCGGTGCTGATGACAAAGCCGACAGGGTCAGAATGAAGGCCATAGGATGGAACTGCCAAGGCAAAGGCCTTGGCAGGGAACTTGGCAGTGCACAAATGTGCTACCGTTCCAACCTCGTCGTCTCCACAAAGGCTCAAATCATCTTTGTCTCCGAAATCAAATCCTCAAAGGTAAAATCTTCTCATTTAATTTAGCGCTTTGATATGGATGATAGTGTTGTTGTGCCTTCTAGGGGACGGTCGGGAGGCCTCTGTATCATGCGGAATGCCGACCTCCGAGTCACTGTCGATGTAGCAAATTTTCATGTTATCTTAGGGTTGGTTGTAAATATCTCCTCTAGTCAAGAATTTGGTTTAGTTTGCATCTATGGATATCCCTATCACCGCCATACCAACGCGATATAGGATCAAGTAGCCACTTTTGTGTATGATAATTTGGGTAAGCCTATGCTATGTATGGGATTGATGACGTACTAGCTAcgccaaaaagatcttgatacgttgggactccaattGGAGAGTGTTGTATCGGCAGAGTATCTTCCCCACAATGGtgtctcgagggtttatatcgaactctcagggaactggacaaagagtattctcttctctcttcttctatcaatcctgcaagtaaaacaAAAGCCTTTTGTCCCCAACtctaccgtgtggttgtcaagcacaaggcttCGCGGAATTaaataaacacaagtaaaaataaagagAATAAAACTAGATAGAAtatagtaactaagtaaaaactgtaaaaatgttgattgtttttggtgttttggatgcaaagaaatttaatatttttgtattttcagattaaaatagtgctgcaaatagaaaacaagataaaagaaaaataaaggtatttcttatgataaaaagtggacagtGTTcatggttcacttgactattctctcttttaagttgtagtggacaaatagtaattcatcaatgaaaTATGAGGATATAGAACAGTAATATGAGTAAGATAcatattcatatgggcatcacgtcctaacatagatatGACGAAGGGAAACCATCCTAACCAGGTGCCTTGATAGGTCCAATCTGAAATAATGCATCTGCTTTTCTTCATCCGGAAAATCCTTACATAGCTGATTGTTCATATCATCAGTAATTCTAACTGGAGTCAGATTAATAATAGCCTCACAATTAAGAGTAGGGATGGAAGCTAttttaaacaaacaaaaaaaagtagGGATGAATCAATGTTCTCAGTTGACACAGTATATTAACTAATTCTCCATCAATTTTATTAGTCATACAAATCTATGAGTCTGTTCGTAGGGATGAATCAGGTTGTTCGTCTAGTGCAAAATAATAGTGTGGACTCTTGGATTGAGAAAACTTATTTCCCAACCGACTCTACATACTTGTTCATATACATCTACACAAATATTTACGGCCACGTAACAATTATCTCATCTCGTAAGGGAAATGTGCGAAAACCATCTCAATTTCGTCAGCCGACTCTACATATTTGCTCATACTAATTTCTCGGACAACTTTACATAATGGTCAGAACAAATATGAAAAATGTTGATTGTTATGTAACGATTTGTTGGTTTAGTACAAACAAATATATTGTTTGTTCTTGGAGTTAGAAAAAGGTGAATACTTGCATGGATTTGAGTGGCGGATCCACATTTGGTGGTGTGTCAGCTGGGAATTGAGAAATTATGTGGCGTTGTAAAACAATTCATATTTCAGAATTTTAAACTATGCCTGACAACATGCATACCACCTTTGTGAATACAAGATGCCACAAGTACTAAAAAAATAGCAGGACATGTGCAAAGATGAGTCTACAGAATAATAAATAATTGTTTCTATATACTTTTACGCATATGACATTACTCTACCTATTATGGGTAACATACAAGTGTAATCTATATTATTGTGACTATCCCTATTTGGCGGGTAAACAAGTGTTACGCCGCCCTATCACACCTTCTTTTTATTGGCGCTGCATTTCTGTCTGTTCTAATTAAACAACGTTAATTCCTTATGTTTCCCCAAAACAAATTTCCTCTGTTGCTTATATCTTGTTTTGTTTTTTCAGAAGAATCTCGGCCTCGTGCCTCCTGCCGGCACCGCCGCTGACCACCTCGTCGGCCTTTGGGCCATGGAGGCGTGGTGGATCTCGACCCTCGTCGGTGGGAGGGTTCACTCCCTATTTTGAGGGCTTCGTTCTTCGTTTTTAGGGTCAATGTTTGTGGGAGTGGTGTGCTCTCGTGCAATAAGGTCTCCCCGGCGGTGTCTCGTGCAATAAGGTCtccccggcttcaaccccatctcggtgGCAAAGTCGAGaggcttgtgggagtggtgtgctcttcgaggatttcgtctggctgtagggatcttcggatcgtcaaggagcttcatcggcggttcttccttcttcttcgtctctgggacggatgtggtcttttttacccgttcggcgacttcccgtccgcaaccaacaacgtcaggccgactcagggaggagcggcagcggcggcgcgccgtcgacacggtctagaggttgaagatgaagggcttctcaagaatctcgttgtaattttcgtttttcttctTTTAATGCCAAAGTCCTATTCgtttaaaaaaaaagaacaattaCTTTTTTTTAGCAGAGAAGAACACTTACGTGACCTTGGTTGCTATCTAGTGGATACAGAAATTTAGAAACGGGCCGGATCAAGGAACGCGGTATGCATGCATGAAATGGCGGATCAAGTTTCTTTCATTCTGCCGCAAAAACTAACTGTcgacaacaaaattattgagtttGTCAATAAGAAACTCAAGCACACACTCCCTGTCTACCATCCGGATCTACGAAATCAACCACGCTAAAACTGTGAACAAGGCTACGTACGCGCGATGCCACGCCTCGTCGAGCATGTATCATGCTCGAATCAACCCCGCCAAGGCTAGAACCGCGAGACACACCCACAGCACTAAGCCGCGACCAGACGAGGAGGCTAGAGCGGCGGCGCTGTCGTCCACCATTACCGGTTCTCCGGGCGCCGGCGCCCCCGGCTCAGACGACGGCGGCCGAGCGACGGGAGGAGATGGCGCATCTGCTGACGCATCCGgggacggcgccggcgccgacgaaGGCCTGGCCTTCACGTTGAGCATGAGGCGCTGTCCCCTCTTGCAGTTCCTGGCGTCGGTGCTGGCAAAGTAGGCGAATCCGGGGGCGTCGAGGAGGAAGAGTGCGCTGCCGTCCTTGTTGGCGGGCGTCGTGGCCGAAGCCGTCCAGTTGCAGTGGTAGTACGCGTACTTGTTCACCTTGCCGACCGAGTCGTTCTTGTACATGAATTCTTCACAGAAGGGAATGAATTGTAAATGAGGATCGCATATAGATCACAATGCAGGTGTATATCGATGCGATCCTGTGCTTGCTTCCTTACCAATGGAGTCCTCAACGAAGAACTGGATGCTGTCAGCCCACTTGATGTACATGTCCTTGTTCTGCGGTGGCGGCACAACCCAGCCGTCAGCACCGCCGACGATGTACCGCTTACCGATGGGCACAGCTGGAACGAGCCCGGCGCTAGCGCCATGCATGCCGACGGCAGCGGCAGTGACGAGCAGGAAGAAGAAGGTGTGGGAGTGAGCCATCAGTTGGGAGATCAACAAATCAATTAAACTGCAAGAGTGCCGTATATGCACACAACGCAGGGGTTTATAGAGGAGTCGGCATGGAGGAGTGAGATCTACTAGAAGATAGGAAGGAATAATGCATGGGCAGTCGGTTAGGTAACCGCTGTGATCCTCAGAGCGTGGCGCGCGGTGGACTATGCTCGGCAGTTACGGCTGCGGTGAAACGTACTAGCGCtggcgaattttttttaaataatacatttTTTATTATTAATTCCAGGAATAATAGCCATTTTTagcaaatttcagaaataatacaccgtcgggttcGATGAACCCGAAATTGCAATATTGGGTTATAGGAACCCGAATTAGTCAATTCGGGGTCGAGGAACCCGATAATACCATTCTCCTGCACcgtgccaaaaaaagaaaagcaacagAGAGGAAATCGGGGTGGGGGAACCCGATTTTTCAAAATCGGGGTTGGTGAACCCGACTTTAATAAATCGGGGTTGTTGAACCCGATTTGCTGACAGCAGGAATTTTTCCCGCCTTTTCGCGTTCGCACCGCCGTATTTCCCTCCCGCCTTTGCCGCCAGCCTTCCCGCCACTTCTTCCCGCCACTCCTTCCCGCCATCATCTCCCGCCACTATCTCCCGCCATATTTTCGCGCCACACTATCGAATTTTTGCCTATAAAAGCAGGCATCGCTACTCTGGATTGCACAAGTTCTTGTATCTCTTTTTTTTATCCCGTTTGCTCACCCTTAGCCATCATGAGTGTGCCGTGCTCTGACGAGGAGTTTAGGCcggtgaaggcgaaggctgcaagtttgcccccgggtgtgactgcggagcggtgttggtgcggccgtcttgctaaggttaagcaggtggaggatttctccgaccagttcggcatgaaatttttcatgtgtgcgagctatgagcatgatccaccccgtagttcagcttcgtcgtccacACGGCCGCCGGTATGTTTTGTCATAATTTTATGTTGACTTAACTTAGTTTGTGAATGTGATTTaatgttactgtttgtgttgcagtctcctccgcccctatgcaaatggtttcactggatagacacggagcagccggattgggcgcgcgaggaggttgaggagaaacaccggcgtgcgtgggcaacgttctttgaggaggagTGTTGGGAAAAGGTTCGTGCTAATGAGAAAGCAGAGCGAGAGAGGCAGATACAGAAGCTAAGGGCGGAACAAGCTCGTAATCGAGAGGTGAATCAGAAGATGATGGATGATAAGGCTGCACGTAgatttgcagaggaagaggtgcgcagggaggctcgtgaagcggagaggaagagactaagggaaagagctgctgaagcgcaagcggcagaagaacgcggcgacaagtctggaaaatggccacggtggtgttgcggtcagaaacccaccggcgggcagcgacgggcaacaccgtagagccgggaatctcccaggactgcggctggccctggtccctccgagcgacggcccgcaaagccttcggcacgcacgtccgatgctgatgcaagggcgtgccacctgacctatacctggtcaggaaggtgttggatgatgcctcgcttagtttcctgcatggcatacacgtaaacgttaaatacgagcttcgatcggctctcaggttgtcctgtgaatcggctcaaagagccgatccacccatgatacgtacgaggtgtacgatcagatggtggtcctgcttgatcaagataaagctaaagcgacctactacgatttggggttttcaccgcaaaatcggaacatcctactcgtgatcgagcctggcggccatgcacggtgatcgtaaaccgaccctagacaaggcctaaaaaccaacacgaagttgatcctcggaacatccctgtctagggctagcaaactacaccctacgcgccaccggatccttcgacccgtttgtaaggcctaacaatgcagatattaaactaatccttgaagaacaaggagcaatcataacggatcggatctactaaacaatgatcaagcgggtgccgcccttacacccgtgataggcgtaagggcggctagatgcttaagggttgcacgacgatagcatatgatacgaagaacaatgctaaccctaaaacatctatgataactacgttgctcgccatcaaaaaggcttcagtacgagcaacgcatgaacaacgaataaacgtgtgctgcctagatcgcaagatgcgatctaggcagcatggtgcttacccggaagaaaccctcgagacgggggagttggcgatgcgccgagattggtttgtggtgaacgtgattgttgtttatttcataaaccctagatacatatttatagtccgggggactttctaattcaggcgtgcacctaaccgtgcacgggttaaactctaacttctaaattaagatacgatctactataatacagatacaagggcaatttagcccaacttcttcgtgtcaggccgcttcagagatcctccacgcgtataccctttaagcccatctcacttacggcccatctcctgattttggccaaaatctggtgataacacatgcccccctggttttggtaatgataatttcaaaaccactctgtttttccttcgaggggtcatgtcgtggcagagcagaactgccgcagaatcttccatcatttcgcctcgcctcctgggcttctctgcacgaattgataatttcggcatcacgtcctcgagaaccgtcatggcattaaatctccactacacccctttatttatctgtgccgaacggttcgccacttcatccccctgcGCTCGTTTTGTCCACCgcgcccaaaaaccctcttcccctcgtagcaatgtcttcctcttcctcttccccctcgggcctcccctccaatcttcgccgaagaacaagaatgaaGACAACCTCCActccgggcgaaccccatctcctccgacaaggaggagaaagaaggagaagtagaggagacgagaggcctccccctccgccgtgcacccgccgaagaagcgctcccgcatgtgggcggacatcgaggacgaggatgatgacgaggaaggagaagaggaggaggaggatgattcctcctcttccgctgggtacccgccggcgaagcgcttccgtgcttgggcggatagcgaggatgatgatgatgacgaggaagaagaagctccggccgaaggccgGGCGGCAgccgacgaggaattctccggcagtagcgccgacggcaactccaacgccgacgatgatgctagcgaggattagtaatgtaggattagcagtccctgagcaatcggctcttcttttgttcttcctcgcttgagcaatcggctcttcattgtaaaaatcctctcttattaatgaagaagacttttccttaactttattttgccgattgttagtttgaccaacgctcaatgagccgacggcaacgcatcggcctcttacgataaattttgagatagaagaatttagccacctcctcaaacggtaacctgcgaaccttgcttaaactcagatccccaaaattccaaccgaacaggtccaaatcGCGGTCATTGAGCGCAGCGTTAGACTTAACGgcaaaacttgtgaaataacgCATGGTCTCATCATTAAGCTTAGGTTTCCAGACGTTCTCCTGCCGAATCCTTCTTTTCCAAATCCCTTTTGTCttcgggagagctctaggaccattgctgaatcaacccggaggccggagctgataCTTCACAGTAGCAGGCATCACTTATCCACAAATTTTCTTTCGATAATCTACAGCGATGTttgaaatcctgctctgttttcccGCAGCGACCATTCCTCAAAAAAGttgagatgtagagccagccgacttcaaccgcatcggcttcctatagcaaggGTCCTTCagagcaagctgccccccgagccccagtcaaggcgagaaaagagGTGAGCcaggtgccaccatcggcttccaaattataatgcagagccagccgatttgaacaaaatcggctctccagaggagagaacattcagggtgagctgccccccgagcttctccagtccAATTCTTgtgtcttgctgatcagatcggctcatcatcttcggcaggctgatgtaacttccggtgaggatgttttgaatttctggtggtctccaaaactctggacgtaacaacctctgaacgtgacatcaaccaagtcgccaccttgATTGCCCTTGAGCCTCTGTTTATAACACCttaattttttttacgggccgatttttctatcggcccccaat contains the following coding sequences:
- the LOC124658861 gene encoding early nodulin-like protein 2; the protein is MAHSHTFFFLLVTAAAVGMHGASAGLVPAVPIGKRYIVGGADGWVVPPPQNKDMYIKWADSIQFFVEDSIEFMYKNDSVGKVNKYAYYHCNWTASATTPANKDGSALFLLDAPGFAYFASTDARNCKRGQRLMLNVKARPSSAPAPSPDASADAPSPPVARPPSSEPGAPAPGEPVMVDDSAAALASSSGRGLVLWVCLAVLALAGLIRA